aacatgtattttagtAAAACTTaaacgtttataaccaaaattatTTTTAACCTAACTTGTTATGCCATTAGTTACACattatgatttaaatgacttgattagcaagtcttgcactatttcaaacacacagtgaaacggtcttggttatccagggcgttacagttggaGAGGATGAAGTAGATGTGCAAACTCAACATGCAGTTGAGGCATGGAAGCATGCTGAATTCCTTTGTAGGAATTACATTCTGAATGGCTTGTCTGACTCGCTGTATAGTGTGTACAGTGTAAAGAAAACGGCTAAGGAATTGTGGGAGTCTTTGGACCACAAGTACAAAGCCGAAGATGCTAGAGCCAAGAAATTCTTGGTTTGCCAATTCTTGAACTTCAAGATGGTGGATTCCAAAAATGTGATAAGCCAAGTGCAAGATCTTCAGTTGATTATCCATGGAATACATGCTAAAGGAATGGTCTTGAGTGAGTCTTTCTAAGTAGCTGCTATTATAGAGAAGCTACCCCCTGCATGGCTAGACTTCAAAAATTATTTGAAGCACAAGCGAAAGGAAATGAGTGTTGAAGACATCATTCGTAGACTTCGTATTGAAGAGGATAACAAAAGTGCTGAGAAGCGATCCTCAAATCCCAATGCTGCCAAGGCTAATATGGTGGAGCATGACAAAGGATCCAAGGGGAAGAAGCCTAAAGCCAAGCCATGGTCCAAACTAGGACCAAAAGGTGGAGTTTCAAAGAAGCCAAAATTCCAAGGGAAGTGCTTTAACTGCAACAAGACGGGACATAAATCGTCAGATTGTAGACTAccgaaaaagaaaggaaatgaggCTAATGCTGTGGAAGCCATGTCCCAAGAGATCGCTGACCTAGACCTATGTGTTGTGGTCTCTAAAATAAAAAAGGTTGATGCTAATCCGAAAGAATGGTGGCTCGATACTGGAGCTACTCGTAATGTTTGTGCGAACAAGTCTGCCTTCTCCGATCTTACTTTGGTAGAAAATAGGGATAAGATCTACATGGGCAACTCGGCAACCTCTGAGATAAAGGGGCAGGGTACTGTGTACTTGAAGATGACGTCTGGAAAGAGTGTCAAGCTACAAAATGTGATGTATGTGCCTGACATTCGCAGGAATCTGATCTCTGGAACGCTGCTGAGCGTACATGGGTTCCAGATGGTTTTTGAGTCCCAGAAAATTGTACTGACTAAAGATGGTGTTCCTATTGGGAGGGGTTATGTGAAAGAGGGAATGTGGAAGATGAATGTAATGGCTGTTAAGCCAATGacgattaataataataatactactaCTTCTTCCGTTTACTTGCTTGAGTCTTCAAATTtatggcatggtagactaggtcatgttaattatgatacttTCCGTAGACTGATTAACTCAAATCACATACCCACATTTAATATTGATTCCAAACATAAGTGTGAAACATGTGTAGAGGTAAAACTAACCATGTCATCATTCCAAACGGTTGAAAGAAATACTGAACCCCTTAATTTAATTCACAGTGACATTTGTGATTTAAAGTTTTCTCAAACAAGAGGAGGTAACAAGCACTTTATTACTTTCATTAATGATAGTACAAAGTATTGTTATGTATACTTGCTAAAAAGCAAGGatgaagctatagagaaatttACTCTCTATAAGAGAgaggttgaaaatcaacttagtaagaaaattaagatgataagaagtgaccgtggtggtgaatatGTACAACCTTTTGGTGAATTCTGTGCACAACACGAAACTATTCAGGAAGTCACACCACCTTATTCTCCTCAATCCATTGGAGTAGCAGAATAGAAAAATCGCACTCTAAAGGACATGATGAATGCTATGTTAATAAGTTCTGGATTGCCACAGAACATGTGGGGTGAAGCCGTTTTGTCGGCCAACTATCTTTAAAATAAGATTCCAAAAAGGAAAGAACAAAAGACGCCTTATGAACTTTGGAAAGGTAGGCTACCTTCTTACAAGTACttaaaagtgtgggggtgtctttcaAAGGTTGTAGTACCATTGCCAAAGAAGATGAAAATAGGTCCTAAAACAGTTGACTGTATTTTCATTGGCTATGCGCAAAATAGCAAAGCATATCGATTCCTTGTACACGAGTCTAAAAACCCTGACATCCACAAGAATACGATAATGGAATCCAAaaatgcatcattctttgaaCATATATTTCCTTGTAAACCTGATGGGGATGAACCAAGCTCTTCTAAACAAACATTTGAGATCATTGATGAGAATATCCATGAGCAAGAAATAGAAGAGGAGAGTGAAGAAGTCCTAGTAGAGCCAAGACGAAGAAAAAGGGCAAGGATAGAAAATTCTTATGGACCAGATTTTCTAACTTATATGGTAGAGGCAGAACCTCATACATATAAAGAAGCTGTGAGCTCTACTGAGGGTCCTTTATGGAAGAAAGGCGTAAAAAGCGAAATTGATTCCATCATGCAAAATCACACTTGGGAACTTGTTGACCTCCCTCCCGGATGTAAACCTCTAGGGTCCAAGTGGATTTTCAAACGAAAAATGAAAACAAATGGAACAATTGATAAGTATAAGGCTAGACTTTTAATAAAAGGTTACAAACAAAAAGAAGGCCATGACTACTTTGACACGTATTCTCCtgtgacgagaataaattccatTAGGATGATTTTGGCAATTGCCGCATTATGAAATCTTGAAGTCCACCAAATGGACGTAAAAACTGCCTTTCTAAATGGGGATCTTGATGAAAAAATCTACATGGAACAACCCGAGGGTTTTGTAGCTtcaggaaaagaaaggaaagtgtgcAAATtgttaaaatccttatatggacttaaacaagctccaaaacaatggcatgaaaaATTTGATAGTATCATGATGACTagtggcttcaaaatcaatgagtgtgacaaatgtgtttatatcaaaaatacaaatgatggatatattattctttgtttgtatgtagatgatatactcATTTTCGGAAGCAACCAACGAATGGTAAAATCTACCAAAAATATGTTGAACTCAAGGTTTGATATGAAGGACATGGGACTGGCTGATGTAATTCTAGGAATAAAGATTACAAGGACGCCAGTTGGACTTAGTTTAAGTCAGTCACACTATGTTGACAAGATTCTTGACAAATTTGGTAAAAATGATTCTGGTGTGTCCAGAACTCCAATTGACATAAGTCATCATCTGTCCAAGAATTAAGGCGACAGTGTCTCTCAAGCAgagtatgctagagtgataggtagtctaatgtacttgatgagttgtacAAGACCAGATATTGCTTACAATGTAAGTACTTTAAGTCGATTCACGAGTAATCCAAGTATTGAACACTGGAAGGCAATTACAAGAGTACTTAGGTACCTGCAGTATACTCGTAACTATGGGTTGAACTATACTAGAGAACCAGCTGTTCTTGAAGGATACACTGACGCAAGCAGGATATCTGACATCCAAGATTCAAAAGGTACTAGTGGATATGTGTTTACTCTAGGTGGCGCAACTGTTTCATGGAAATCATCAAAACAAACTGTAATCactagatccacgatggaatcCGAGTTTGTAGCTCTGGATAAATGTAGTGAAGAAGTAGAATGGCTGCGTAATTTTTTGGAGGATATTCCAAAATAGCCTAAACATGTGCCCGCAATATGCATATATTGTGATAACCAAGCAACAATTGGTCGGGCACAAAATGTTttgtataatggtaagtctagacacATACGTCGATGACATAATTCCGTTAGACAACTgatctcaactggagttatctcgaTTGATTATGTGAAATCAAAAGATAACATTGCAgatccgctaaccaaagggttagacagagatcaagttgaaaagacatcagaaggaatgggacttaagcccaaaggaaattaaggtcgatataaaggaaacccaacctagttgactggagatcccaagatctaggttcaatgggACAACCTAGTTATTGAGACTGAGTAGGATCATTTGTGGGGGATTACCCCTACCCATTCCAATGCTAAAATAGTGATGCCCGTTGAAAAAGAGGTTAAGCTCAAGCTTTTAATGACCCTTACACATCGGAAGTCTGAGCAGGGTAATGCGGAATTGCTCTTAGATAAGaggtcacctatgtgagagagaagtggGGCCGCTTCGAACGAGAATTGTGGGGGCTCAATTCTCTAAAACCTCTCACAGAACGAGGAAGATGTTCACGGCCAAAATGAACATAACCATGAGAACCGAAACTATGCCAGAAAGATATCTGTGTGAGATATATCATCAATTACACAAATGAcagaacagttcaaagacatcgcgtctactgatcagttagtaaagtaaatatattctcacaagggaaggttcaaaggctAACACCCACCTATCCTATGCAGGTATCAATCAGAGAACTCTTTCACCTTGTTGTGTCGAGTCTTTATTTCTTAACGAtcaatttcattcatgtgggggatttttggaaaaaattgagtgaatgagaaattgatccctaaaatgataatgatattatctaaatattgtgtgatttattctgattgattttggcaaatcactttggtcaaaattaagatatcagaatagtgtgtaattaattctgattgactgtcagaaaatcactttgggtaacaactgatattaccataataagtgtgattaattctgattggtcatcagaaaatcactttgggtaactgctaatattaccagaataagggtaattaattctgattgattttcagaTATTAAGATAccagatttgttggatatttgggcattaTTGCACTTGATTCACCCACTTTTTCAACTCTCCATGCCTATAAAAAGAGGcttctcctctcattctaggaCACAGTGATACAAAATATCACACACtgacactacaccaaacacctaTTACCATAACACAAGAAGATAAgactatttaaaaaatattatagtaAGTATGGTTAAAAAGTGGTAAAGTCAGAAACCAAATGAAAAAAAGGCGGCACTGAACTCCCGCTAAATTGAAATAGCAAGCTTTTGGTCTGACTATAATATAGTCTCTCTACTTTTTTCAcctgtaaaataaaataaaataaagaagaaagaaactTTTCTCCCACCCGATCtttcctttctccctctctctataTCCTCTCTCTATAGCAAGGTTTGGGTTTTCAGGGAAGGAGATACCAGATCTTCTTTCCCTGTTTTAATACATATTTTCTTTGCTATAAACCCTCGTATAAGGTCATTTCTTTTTCCACTGAactgaaaattttatttatttatttttctggtttgcttattattttatttttttgttggaGTTTCGCTGTATGCGAGAtcgatatttgatttttttttcttttattttatttttaatttttttggttggttCCCTTCAGGTTCAAGAAACAAGATGTGCATTTGTTTGTGAAGGCTAGGCGCTGGCTCTGGGAGATTTTTGGGACTTTGGGGCAGTTGAAAATGGAGGGCTGACATTGGCTCTTTGTTTGGGTGAATCAGGGTTCGATTTCTTTTGGGTTTTTCTTTTTGGGTAGGAGGGTTTGGTTGAGATGGGAAGTGCTGGTGAGACCAGTAACAAGGGCATTGACCCGTCGGTAGGCGGGTTGGTTTAGGTCCGCCGCAGAAACGGGTCATGGTGGCCCAGTAGGATAATGGGTCTCGATGAGTTGTCTGAGAGTTGCTTAGTTTCGCCGAGATCGAGTACCCCTGTAAAGCTTCTGGGTCGCGAGGACGCAAGCATGTAAGtgttctcatcttttttttttacttgggtTCGTTTTCTCTCATTTATTTTTGGATGAGAACTTAGTTTTGATTGTTTATTGACTTGCTTCATTGATATAAACTTATATTCGGCTTATTTGATAATATGCTATTGTGAAATTAAAAATGTCGTTGTTTGTGTGTTTAAGagatttgtatatatatgtgatatgtaccAGGTTTTACTTGTTCATTCTCTTGGACTGTTCCAAGTTCCACTCAAGTCACTTGCCTTGGTCTTTGTTTTACTGTGGTTATGTTGCTTTTCAGCACAAGTTAAAAGaacataattaatttataaacttGCTTCCAAAGACGGTTGCGAAGCCTTTACAAAATGCTTTCATTCTCGTTGCTTTTCCTCTCGTTGGGGTAAAATTATTTATAGTTGAACTTATAACATGCTTGTATTGGCATTATTTTGTTGATTGTTGACACAATTTTTGTGTTGGTCTTGCATAATTATATAACTTGTAACGCTTATATCAACTGGGATTTTCATTTGACTGTTGTCTTTACAGAATCCATTGCAATGTTGTTATAAATTGAAATTTAATCGGTGGCAATATGCTATACAATCTGAGGTTTTCTCACAGTAGAATGCCAACTGATTTTGAGATAACCTGTCTTTGTAGAAACAGTTGTATTTTTAAGTGGAAAACACtatgtatgtttatatatgaGTTTGATTGTTTTCCTAGTTTGTAAGAATATAAGATTATAGTAGCAATTAGTTACGATATACTCAACTTTGGATGTAGGTCTCTGCAGCACTTGATGCTCTTATTGACATTAGTGGTGGAAAAGTTAACATCCATGTATTAATGGCTCTAGCGACATTTGCTTCAGTATTTATGGGGAATGCCTTAGAAGGAGGGTTACTTCTTGCCATGTTTAATTTGGCTCATATAGGTAAGCCATGCACAATCACGTTTAAGAATAGCTTAttgttttggaaaaaaaaattgattatataACACTGGAAGGACTGCAGCTGAAGAGTACTTCACCAGCCGCTCAATGATTGATGTTAAAAGAGTTGAAGGAAAATCATCCTGAATCTGCTCTTGTACTGGATATGAATGAAGATAGACTTCCTAACATAACCGATTTGGCATACAAAAGGGTTCCTGTACATAATATAGAAGTGGGATCCTATGTTTTGGTTGGACCTGGTGAGGTATGTGATGTTAATTTTATTCATTTCAGTTTTGTTTGTTGGAATAGTAAGCTAGAATGTTCAAATTCTGAGGTGAAAGGAGTATAATATAGAATTGATTGTTGTTTTCTTAGGATTTATATTCTCTAAACTTAGTGAAAGTCTAGTTGTTGATCAATTAACTTTAAATGCATGTTATGTTCTGAAACTTTTCACATTAATGTGAGTTCTTGACTTGCACTACTCTGTCTCTTAACACTAAAAAATCTATCCATGTACCTGGACTATCATGTGGATGGCTTTTTGCTGCTTGAATGATGGTCTGAAAACAATTTCAAGACTGAAAATGTTGCCAATGTGATGGACTATCAAATGAATGGGTTTATCTATCTTTAAGAATTATGGTGTGAAAACATTAATCCTCTGTTGTAATAGATATCAAGTGGTTACTCATCAATATTGTGATTTTTTGATGATGttattgaaaaagaaagaaaaatacacAAACACACAtacgtatataaatatatatatacatatttgtagCTTTCTGAATTCATTTAGCGATGATCTAGCTCTGTCTATGTTCTTTTCATTTCACTTAATTTAATCATTTCTTTTAGTTTGCCATTGTAAGTTACAAAGCGTTTTTTTTTAACTCATCATGTTAATTAGTAGATAACAGGGATCTTATATGGAAACTGTGATTAACTGATACTTGGAATGAAAGCAACTTAATAGAAGCTATTATTGTGATTAGTCAGTGCCTGTAGACTGTGAAGTTTTTTTCAAGGCAATGCAACCATTACTATCGAACACTTGACGGGTGAAGTCAAACCTTTAGAGATTAAAGTTGGAGACAGGATTCCTGGTGGAGCAAGAAATTTGGATGGTAGGATAATTGTGAAGGTATGTTTATGGACTTTCTCATAGATATATAACACAATGAAGGGAGAATTGGTGTCAATGTTTATGTGAGTGTTTTCCTCTGATAATTGGATTTGTAAATCATAGCTTAAACCGATTGTTTTTCATTATACAATGTCTTATTCTATAATCTTTAGTGAAATTTACTGATTTGCCAATACCTCATGAAAATGAATGGAAGCATGATGTTTGATAGGAATATAGGAGGATTTGgtaattttatgaaatttataaagATTATGGTGCTAGTAGTCTGTTTGTTTATGATGAAGGTGCTTGGGTGCTGAAAGAAATGAgatggtgatatttttaaaaaaaatcctttTGTTGTTCTTTAATTTGTTAAAATCGTTTCTGATTCAGGCAACAAAAACGTGGAAAGAGTCAACACTCAGCAAGATGATACAATTGACTGAAGAAGTACGCTTGAATAAACCAAAGATTCAAAGGTGGCTTGACCAATTTGGGGAGCAATACAGCAAGGTTGTCGTAGTCTTGTCTGTAGCTATTGCTCTCATTGGTCCATTTCTCTTCAAGTGGCCATTCTTCGGAACATCAAGTAGTATTTAGTTTATACAGTGCCCTCATTAACTCTAATACTATCTATTACATTCTCTTGACGTACCCCATTATGGGATTTAAAATTTAATGAAACACCTACTCTTACCTTAAAATGGTCCTTTTTTATTTGTTGGTTTCAATCAGAGCTCagctttaactttttttttaaaaaaaaaaaattgtaacatctCTAATTTTTAGTACTTTCAAAAAATTGCTTCTTGTTGTTCATATATAATACAtattacatgcatatatatactgTAAGGAAATGTTGAGTTGGTCTTCCAACTAGAAGGTGTCAAgataaaaaatattcaaatacTTGATCTGTTACATGtatattctttctttttcttgttttttaaTGGTTGACTTTCGAGTTAACTTGTGAATTCCTATTCATGCAAcactttttttttccttcctaATTTGCACTGTCAGGGAAATTTTCATCTTCTGTTTTTTAATGGTTGACTTTCGAGTTAACTTGTGAATTCCTATTCATGCAGCTCTTTTTTTTCCTTCCTAATTTGCACTGTCAGGGAAACTAGCATTCAAAGCAATTGAACTAATTTATGGACATCAGGCTGGAAACAATAACTCAAATTTGACTACCTGCTGTATCCCGAACTGTGAGAAAGAAGCTCTTGCAGTCGCAGCTGCCATGGAGAAGGGTACCACTCATCCTATCGGAAGGTAGCGTCACTGGACCATAGAATTTACTCATATTGGCTATATCACTACTGCCTTATCATTTATTATCTCGATTTTTTGATCCATGCTCTGTGGGGTTGCATTGGTTGAGAGAAATGAATAAACAAGATCTCCATAATGCATGATCTCAACAAGAATCCATAGAGAATTTTCATATTCTATGGCTAAAAGTGAATTAGGCTTATTGAGGCAAAGTCATACAGTCTCCGGTCTGAGGTATTTTCTAATTCAGAGCtcaataactttatttttattcttttttcttgAATAAATATATAGTATAAGATATGAATGGGTTTTGCTCAAACATTTTGGATCCTTTTCTTTCAATTAGGGAAGGGTTCTCTAGACTGGATAATTCTGTTTGTGCTCAAGCAAGCAGCAGTCTTTCTGATACATCTAACGAGGATAATATTTCAAATCGAAATGGAGAACCTCAAGAAAATAACTTATATGCATCAACGATTTGGAATGGTATGTGTATGTCTCTTCGACACTTCTTGGATTTTGGTTCTTTTACATATGATGTTTATGTTGCTAATCTTTTTTTCCTATATAGGAGTGGGAAATCATCAATGACATGAGGATTGACATGGCTAGACTACAGCAGAGGATGAATAACTTGCAAAGAATGATGGAAACTTGCATGGACATGCAACTTGAGTTGCAGCGCTCAATAAGGCAAGAAGTCTCTGCTGCCCTGAATAGGCCAGCTTGTTCACAAGGTACACCAACA
This genomic interval from Humulus lupulus chromosome 8, drHumLupu1.1, whole genome shotgun sequence contains the following:
- the LOC133796132 gene encoding secreted RxLR effector protein 161-like codes for the protein MYLMSCTRPDIAYNVSTLSRFTSNPSIEHWKAITRVLRYLQYTRNYGLNYTREPAVLEGYTDASRISDIQDSKGTSGYVFTLGGATVSWKSSKQTVITRSTMESEFVALDKCSEEVEWLRNFLEDIPK